atttattacagttttacaAAGCATGTGAAATGCTTAATGACATGTAAAAACTAGAAAGGAAGCTGCAAAATCCTCATGTTGCTGTCCTTCACACAACAAAGCTGCACCATGTACAGGAAGTCAACCTGAACTCTGACCACAATGGACTTTGGCCATTTTGAATGGTAAGAGCCAAGTAAAAATGCTATCTCCAACTCTAATAATATGAAACAGGTTACATATATTTGAACATTTAGCTAAAAAAACTTTCAAAGTTTAAGCCTTCTTTCCTTCTACTATAATGCAGTACTGTCATTGGCCTCCAGGGGGAGACAGGAGCCATCATCtatacatccatccattttctaAACCACTTATCATATGTACACAGGGATGCTGGAACCTATAACAGCATCTCATGCCTTAGGCATTGAAAcaccaacccgatctcacggcaattcgtacgtattttacgaggtggctaaatcgtctgaattcatacgacctcactcgtactaattcatacgttttttgctaaatcgtatgtattttacgagttgacaaatttgtatgaattcatacgaatgacctaccccaaaccccgcccctaaacctaaccgtcactggggtttagacaaaacGTACAAATTcacacgagtgaggtcgtatgaatttatacgaaatagccacctcgtagaataagtacgaatttgtcgtgagatagcgttggaaACACCCTGAATGGTCATCTAGACGGAGCCATCAAGTATTAAAGTATGATTTATCTGCATACCCTTACGAAAAAGAGTAtaccaaaaatacaaacaaaaacttaaacacaactacaagccAAGTATACCCCCTCCCCaccccccaacacacacacataaaaagtagactgaaagtatactttctttctttttagttCAAAAGAGGTATACTTATATAGCACACTTgaatatacttatattttttGTAAGGGTATACTGGACTTGAGAGTGGATATACTGGAAATGGAGAGGCTGCTCACTCCATAGCCAATGGGTAGAGCTTGACATCCAGCTCCCTGCCTCTGGACCAAATTAGTGGAGCTAAATGGTCCAACTACCCTAACTCTAACCTTACTAACTTACACATGAACCTAATTAGGTTAAGCTCCACTCTCTAGATCCACAGAGGTGAAGCTGGACTAGGTAAGCCAATAACACCTTGTTGCAGGTGATAGGAAGGCCAATAGGAGGTGCCCACCCTGACACCTGCATGGTGGTACTATCCCAGTATGCTCCTGTCCAAATGGTTTTGTAATGGCCTTTTATGTTTGGGTGAAGTCCACAAGACAGAAGGGTATCCCAGTTGTGATATTTGGTTTTAGAATGGTGTACTTATGCTGGGTCTTATTTACTTGGTCTCCACAGAGGACTACTACCCTCATACTGGTGCTCCTGGAGACCTACTGTCCTGCAAAGCTTAGCTTCAACCctaataaaacacacctgaactagCATGGTTTTTTAGAAAGACTTGAAAATTACTGTCAGGTGTGAAACTTTGCAGGACAATGGGTTTCCAGGAACAGGGTTCATCACCCCTGAATTAGAGCACAAGTCCTTTAGTGTACCAGGAAACTATCCTGTATCCACTATCACTGTCCTTTGGAAGTTTCAAGTTTAATTCAtttctaaagcacatttaaaaacaagagATTTTGACTCTCAGAAAAAATCCTTGTCACTGAGGCAGTACCCCCAAAGATAACCTTCGTACCTTATCAATGCTTAAAGAGTGCAGAGTACatttttttagtacatttttttCATCTCTGACATTGtgtgttgtaaaaaaaaaaaaaaaaaaaaatctcacttgtcttctttctctctgtgtAACATGTCAGTGGTTCTTTGACAGATGGCTGGCACTGAATTTGTTTGCTATGACAGGCACGTCTAGTCGAACAGGAAACAAGTTCAGATAATGATCACATTATGCAGTCTCCATTATGCACTTTGGTGAAATTTGTTTTGGTAATTCATCTGGAAAGCTATCAATGTACACCAGCTCTAATGCACAATAAATAGTTGGGCGTCTAATGATGTTGCTGCTGGTGCCATTTTGGAGTCGAGAGTTACTCAGACGACAGTTGTTCTCTAAGAAGGTAACACTCTCCTCTCACAGTACATCTCAAAACCATGTCAATCCACCTTCTATTCAACACCACCAACTCTGTAACAAACAATGTTACTGATATAGCCGTGAGTACTGGTGCTGGAAGGATCATAGGAGCTCTGATCCTCTGCCTTTTTTTACCTATTGGCATCTCTGGAAACCTCTTGATCATCTGGAGCATCCTGACTCAAACTGGCCACCGTTCCATCACCACCCTCCTGATTCTAAACCTAGCCTGCGCGGATGGATCCCTGATGTTTTTATTGCCctttttcattgtttatttGGTAAAACACAGCTGGATCTTTACCCTGCCACTGTGCAAGATTCTGTTGTACCTCTGCAGTACCAACATGTACGCTTCAATATTTTTGATAACGCTGATGAGTCTGCACAGGATGGTGGTTGTCGTGTGGCGGAAACATGCTGGTGTTCTGAGAGACCGGAGGGCACTCATTCAGGTGTTGGTGGGACTGTGGATtcttgctctctgtgtgtcagtaccGAATTCGGTTTTCTGGACCACTTTCAGGAGTGAGAACGAGCCAAAGTTTGTAGCGTGTGCTTGTAAACATTCACAGCCACAGGATGTAAGTTAAGTTCTAAATTCTAGCTTTTCCTGTTCAGAAGACTAAAATCAATGCTAATGACACAGTAAACGTCTGCTCCAACAATAGACACACATGCctttcataaatataaaaaacaagaCTTTTAGAGAATGAATAGACAAACTCTATATCTGAAAGGAAATCATGTTAAATTATTCTACACAAGCTGTCATATGACCTCACTCTGATTTAGGTGATACTCCAGCACTGTTTGGAAATTCTGTTGGGTTTCTTGATGCCATATGGACTGATCATTGGCAGTTACGTGTGTGTCCTACGCAGAATTCGCAAGACCCGGTTTCGTAGGCACATCCGAAGTGAGAAACTCATCCTGGTAATTGTCATCACCTTTGGCCTGACCTGGCTGCCTTTCCACATCATGAATAAGGTGGAGGTGTGTGTAACAAAACCCCTTAAAGGTCCATggcttcaaaaagtttaaaaacgttttaaataaatcaaattaagGCCAGTGAATCAGCAACATTTCCTtagtttgaaataaaaataataagagaAATTTAAATTCCTCAATTTTCAATCTCATTGTTTTTCCTGAACAGGTGGCTGGTGCTTTTCTCCCAGAAGATTCCCCTACAAAAGCCAGGTGAGTAACTAAAACTAATGCCCTGTTTACACTGGGTGTTTTAATCAGtgtcttttgtccactttcaaccacttctatcctgatttcttcgaggggagtAGATGTAGATGATCAGTATAGATGGAGAGATGAACACATTTGACCACATGAGCAACTACACTACAAAAACAATCTGATCAAATGCATCttcaactacctctggaagtggtcgaaagtggacaagctcaaaaagTTTTAGACCCATTTTGCACTTGTAATTAGcatcatccacttgtgatctgatcgacAAAATCGCGTCTTAATACCAGGGGTAAACAGAACCTAACGACATTCACATaatgtttggaaatgtcatTCTGGATCCTTTAATTGTGTTTATCTAATTTAATAACTAATTAATCCTCATCCTCACAGACTCAGTCAAATCTGGATATCTTTCCGGGGCTTCACCTCCACTTTCACCTTCATCAGCAGCTCTATAAACCCTGTTCTTTACACTTTTGCTGGAAAGTCCTACATTAAACGTGAGGGCCTGGCCTTCATGGCACGGCTGTTTGAGAGCTCAGGGATTGAGTCCACACGAAAGATCCGGCAGAGTCAGAGCAATCAAGAACAAGAGAAGAAAGAAGAGGTCGACCATCTCAAAGATGGAATCTGATTTCACCACTAGCGCTAATGCTAGTTTGTACAATAAAGTAGAGAAATGGAAAAGGACCTCAGCATCAACTTGCAGACTGCAGTGGGCTCTCAGTTGCAAAGTTGTCTTGTTTGGGTTATTTTTGGATCTAGgcatttgcagtgtgttttatGTATTTCTGAAAGTTAGACTGAATGATGCtgtccctgctgaaaaatccagcacaAACCAGCATGAATTCCATGCTGGTCCAGGCTGTTTTATGCTGGTTAGTGCTGGTTTAGAGCTGGTTTAGCTGGTGGACCAGCATAGTCAAGCTGTTCTCAAGCAAACCGAAGCACGTTCAAGTTCGCCAGCACGGTCTTGCGGGGTTAAGAGTGAGTAGTCCAGTTGTCTGTATGCAAGCAGTGTTTTGGGGACAAGCATTGTTTTTGTAAGCATATTTCTACAGTATGTACAATATTATTGATGTaaattaataacaatataaGATTAGAACATatgatttattgtaatatataattataattttgaaATTTCTTTTGCTCCCTCCTTTGAAAGTaaactggagaaaaaaaaatagttatgaTTATATTATTGAGCAATGTCATTTGAAGTTTTGAATAACAAAGTaacattttttgtctttttcaaaGGATCTGCACACAAATCAGTTCAAATCAGTTAAAATAGCTTGTGTACATTGCAAAACTAAGACATTTAGAGAtatgaaaacaaagaaaaatgccaAATAAGCATAATCATAAGCAGTTTGTTCAATAACATGGGTTATGAGAAGAATTCTTTCAATGGGACAGTTAATAGCAACTTGAAAATGAAAGTTCAAAATTtaaacatgctgtttttaaaGACTTTCATACTCAATTGGGAACTCGCGTGTAAAAATCCGGCTGTTAGTCactgattccaaaaaaaaattacttagtAAAAGGTGTCATTGCAGTCGAGAGCATGAAATTTTGTAGACAATAGTGATAGCAAGTACTTTCAGCAAATGCTGAAAGATGTTAATTCAATAAAAGCCAAGGGCCAAGTAAGGCCCAACTAAAGGGAACCCTAATTATCGTAATGGTGACAGACTTTTATAcatatgaaagaaataaagccaGATGCTTTTGGTGTTGCAAtgattttatttgcatttgatTAAATATAAGGCTGTGTGACTGTGAGTCAGTTGTTATTGTGCTGTTTGCTcatctcttctctttttttcctgtTCTTGTTGTTCCTCTTATCTTCAGTGTATATTCTatatattctcgtcgctttataatataaatattgaaccactgtactcacatgaactgatttaaatatgtttttagtacctttatggatcttgagagaggaaatgtcattgctccctatggaggcctcactgagttattggatttcaactaaaatatcttaacttgtgttccgaagattaacaaaggtcttatgggtgtggaacgacatgagggtgagtaataaatgacagaattttcatttttgggtgaactaaccctttaatcttgagtcgaaaataaaataaaataaaataaaataaaatagcaaaatatgatcttaaatCTTAAATGTCATGGATGCGGTAAAGAGACGCACTACCACCCAACCTCACAGTCGTGATTTTTAAAGAGCCAGTAcacaattttaacaatttacatattttcaatgtaaaaatacagaatattTATCTAAATGgtatacataaataaattaagcttacaaattaaaacaatataaacaaaaatattcaaaGGCTGAATCTAAGCAAAAAATAGGCTCCTACACATATAGcacatatatacaaatatagcACTGTTTgtgctatatttatttaaataaatgtcatttgttttaatattttttcatataataacattttaaagtgtgGCTTGGGTGTCCAAATATTTTTATGGTCACTGTACAGTATTTAAAAGATTTGGTTCAGATCTTTATCCAGTAGAGGGCGCCACACAACAGTGAgacaaaaacattcagaaagAGGCTCCTTAGTAGAGAAGTAGAAAGGTTTGTAATGACAACAgtaaattacaaaattacttGTATTTCAAAAATATGCACCCTGGTGCAAGGTGATGTTTATTAACAGCGAGGCTTTGGTAATCCACAGATTATGCaatatttacaaagaaaaaactgtaaaaaaaaaaaaaaaaacactgcctCATGCAAAAGaatcaaaaacagcaatataatAGTACAAAatctatagatttttttataaatatacatgtatCCTCCATATATACTCCAGCAAGAAGGGTTTTAACTCTGTAGATCACAGCACTACAGTTGCACGCTTCTCCATCTTACCAAGAAACAAATTACAGCTCCTTTTATAATAGTCACATGACCTTACACGTCCCCTTCCAGGGTAACTTGCAAAACTAgaagactgcagctttaaacatAAGAGACTGTCTTCGGCAGTGCTGTGGTTCGCCACCACCACCTCTGACCCAGgacaacatcacaaaacaatcCACATTAAAACCTCTTACATTACATTTCATCAAATGTAAGTGCAATGCATGTATGTAGGTAGGGTAATATATGTAAGTGTGAATAATATGTGCTATATATACGGAATGGGATGGAGTTGAGATGCTGTGATTAATGTCCAAGTGCCGTAAGTTAGCGTGTGCACCCACCATTACAACGGCAACGGAGGGTAAAAAGTGAATGAGctgtatgtttgtatgtgtaAACAAGTAAACCAGTGTAAACCAGTGCCATTCAGCCAAGGCTGGATTTCCTCCTCCACATCACATCCTCCTGGAGGAATGCAGTGCATTACATGAGACAGGTAGTCTGCCGCAACATTCCTCTTCCCAGGGATGTGCTGCACTTGGAATTGGATGGGTTGTAGGGACAGGTAAGTGAAATCCAGACTCTGCAGGAAGAAGCCAGGAGAGATGCTAGGGTCAGAACAGATAAGGGGCTTAGCCCCAGAGaacaattaatgacagaacatgACAGGAAACATGATTatgaaaaagacaaaataaaagacatgaaaaaaGTGTGGCTCTTGACACCAACGATTGGGAACTGGTGGTCCAGGGAAGTAGAGCTGTGGTGGGCCTGGTCCGTGGAGCAAAGGTGAGTCTAGACCATGAAGCAATGGTGGGCCTGGTCCGTGGAGCAGTGACCAGGGTAGTGCAGGCGGAGCAGATAGGCAGAATGGCGTAGGCTGGGCAGGTAGGGCAGACCTCCAAGGTAGAGCAGAAGACCATCATAACATATAAAATGATACAGAAGACCACCATAGCATATCAAATGAGACAGAAGACCCCCAGGGCATATCTAGTGGGACAGACACAGCTAGATCAGGCAAAACACAAATCACAGAAAGGTTAGCATTGGCCACAGGAGCTGTGACAAAACAGGCAGACTCCTCGAGGGTGCCCTCCATGGACATAACTGGATCAGTAAGGTGTCTCTGGTTTTCAGGAAGTTTGTGTACAACCTCTGCAGTTGTGTTGAGGCAAATGGGAAGTTCAGGTGCAACCACTGCAGTTGCGTCGAGGTGAAAAGGAAGTGCAGGTATGACCTCCATGGTCGCATCAAGGCAGGGAATTCAGGGACGACCTCTGTGGTCATGTCAAGGTGGACATGAGATTCAGGAACAACCTCCATTGTCGCATCAAGGCAGAAATGAAACTCAGGggttaaccctctggggtctgtGGGGGGTTTAGGGctctggagaagttttgacatgccctgataTTTGCAGTATAGCCTCTCACTGCAAAAAACTCAAGATCCAAGGGGCGGAGTCTGGTAGGTTAAGGTATAtggaaagtgggaggagttggatcccgCCCTTTaaattttgtgttctgcagttaGGACCATCTCGATATTTGCGCCGGGAACTTAGGAGACCAGGAAGGATGGACCTTCATGGCTTTACCGAGGACCCAGGCTCGGTTATGGGCATATGTAGGTTTTTAGCAACATTTCAGaccaaaaaagtgaaaaaaagtgaaacttttAGATCCAACTTGtcatttctgtcactgttttttGTACTTCAGTAGAGACAGAAGAGCATGGGCAGCTTAAATTCTTCTTTTTACActtaataatgaaaaaacacACTATAGCTACTATCAGCAACAATAATACAGCTATTACAATGTAAGCTGTATGTGATGTCTTCACACTGTCTGCACCCGTTTTTTCTCCTTCGTTTTCTTGTTTGGTGGATTTGATTTCTTTTTCTGCTAGTGATTCTGCaacaaaaaagtaaagaaaaaacTACATTACTGCACAgttgtaacgaagcgggactgaggcagagatccatttgcaagcttttatttaatgtgagcatagtcgtacaggctgggtcgatcaggggtaaacaggaacagcaaggaacaggcaaagTCGTAatcagagtacaggcagtagatcgaggacaggcggatatcattcacagatcggtatacaaagcaagggtcaggacaggcagcaacgggtcaataaacaggaaacagacaggaacggtaacagacaggcagacagggaaaTAACGCTCAGAGTTGTCACAGGGTGAATCAAGACTTtgcagtgaggtggtgtgtgtgaaagtcctttatagtcctggtaatgcgTGGCAGCTgtgtgtggtgattagtgtagtgattggtggagtgagtgcaggtgaatgGCAGAGagaattatgggtaatgtagtccgggaactgacaggaacagacggtgatcgtgacaacaGTGATAAAGACAACAGATCAGTTTATAATTTATAGCAGCATTCAGACAGGAGCATCACTAGTTGGTCCAACACTTATTGTATTCAGAATGTATAAAAACgttttaaattaaaatcctCATACATTCAACCAGTTTCACGTACCGATGATTAGTTGTACAGTCTCCTGTTTAAAATAAGATGAGTGTGTGATGAAGCAGCTGAACTGTCCTGCATCAGCATTTGTCAGATTATTGAGTTTGAAGGGGAAGTTTCCTTTCTCATACTCTGATGGGAAAGTTTCAGCTCTGTTCTTGTACCGTGGGTCCTGTCCTTCCACTGAATATTTACCCTTAATTAAACTATACacaattttgtcattattgttTCTCCAATGTACATCAGTGTCTTGGAGTTTAAGATCATGTTCAGTGGAAGAACACGACAGGACAACTGAACCACCAATAACAGCCTTTACTGTGACCTGCAGAGACACTGAAATGACAGAAACTGGAACTGTAAACACAGTCTGGCATTTATTAATGTGGCATGATTTGaacttttaatgttttgttcagATGCTCACCTATATTTATCAGTACTGTAAACACACAGATGAAGCACCATCTGcagaaacagaacaaaaaatacCTGTAGTAGATCATGACACTGGTAATGGTAATGGCAAAGTCAAAGTTTGATTCCCACACAGACGGGATAAGATGACACTGTGGACTAATAATGTAATGTTTGTCAGTATATCGGTTTGTTAATGGAGGATAAAACCAGGAGCATAGCAACTATTCtaacacacacatgtttgtttgagGACAtctcatagacttccattgtttgtttgttttatttatttatttatttattatcaggTTAATTTTCTATTGCCTTTTGGTAATGGCTCGCTTTGATCAGTTTCTGGATCACAAACTGGAGGAGGAGTGAGGAAACAACTCAAGGAAGCATCAATTTGGACCTGTCCCAAATTACACCCTAAAACATTGCAGTCTTCCTTTGAGTCCACACTTTTGTGATGCAATGCCAGGTAGAAGTCTGCTGCAGAGCTCAAGGGTTTGAGGGCTTGGACTCAATGGAAGACCTTACCCTGGGTCTCGTGGAGTTAACAGACATACACATGTTGGCCATTGTAAGCCCTTAAGACTGCAAGAGCACACAAAGTGTGCCAGAACTATGTTCTTAGATGCACGCTTAAAACCAGCCTGAAATATAAGCTGTTTTaaggctatttaagacatttatGGGGCAGTTCATATCAGATGTTTGTAGCTAATTTGAAAtatctgtaaattaaatgtGGGTGTAGCAATCAGTTTTTAAGATTTCAAGATTTCCCCATTTaataggacttggtcttggatgcccgaaATAGAGTGCTGCAGCTATGATGTCAAACCCAGAAGACTAATTCACCAGTGGTTCTGTCAGTATTTTCCTATGGGTTTTTATAATGGGGTTTTTACATGTATGAgcaaaataaggtctgtggtacaGTACTGGTTATATTACTCATTACACCCCACAAGCCATGTAATGCCAGAGTTAAGTAATGCCACAACTTACATTTGACAGCGTGTTCTTGTCAACTATTCTAAATATCAagtattataaaattaaataatggcAACATTTGAATATAAGCAAATATAAGTCTTTCAAGCACAGACTGTTTACtcggcggccatatttgcaagATCTCTAGACAGAGTGCTGCAGGAGTGATGTTTTTACCCGGAAGACTAATTCACCACTGGTTCGCTCAAGATTTTCATATTGATTTTTATAACGTGATTTTCTGTAGTAATAATATCTTGATAATTCTGGACGTTTTGCTCTAAAACATAATACACACACTCCtatcaaaaatgcaaatttagaagctgttttttttatttatttttttaaaaagtatgtttCTAATAAGTCTTTAGTTAAAAATGTTTGGGGTGTGAGTGCGTGCAGTTTACATTACAGAGCAAAACGTCCAGAATTGTCAAGCTATTATTACTACAGAAAACCATTACTCTGGCATTACATGGCTTGTGGGGTGTAATGAGTAATATAACGATTACTGTAAGGAATTACTATTGGCAGGGAGTAATAAGTAAAGTAACAATATTAATTTTGAAAATAGTAATGAgtaatgaataatatatattttttttttttcttagggtAACAAGCCCAACACTGTTAGCTGGATATTAGTACCTAAACGTAACCCtgcagaaaaagaagaagaacaagaaaaaaaaggtcCCCGCCATCACGCCACTCAGACACCAAGTTTGAAAATTAACTGGAGCCTGGGGTGAAAATGCCACCACTATTAATTTGATGGactgtttatttgaaatgggCCCCTGAACTGCTTAGGCTGCTCACAGTcaaacctacacacacacacacacacacacacacacacacacacacacacacacacacacacacacacacacacacacacacacacacacacacacacacacacacacacactttaagtgataataattacatttaaggTATTTG
The nucleotide sequence above comes from Chanodichthys erythropterus isolate Z2021 chromosome 10, ASM2448905v1, whole genome shotgun sequence. Encoded proteins:
- the LOC137028091 gene encoding leukotriene B4 receptor 1 encodes the protein MSIHLLFNTTNSVTNNVTDIAVSTGAGRIIGALILCLFLPIGISGNLLIIWSILTQTGHRSITTLLILNLACADGSLMFLLPFFIVYLVKHSWIFTLPLCKILLYLCSTNMYASIFLITLMSLHRMVVVVWRKHAGVLRDRRALIQVLVGLWILALCVSVPNSVFWTTFRSENEPKFVACACKHSQPQDVILQHCLEILLGFLMPYGLIIGSYVCVLRRIRKTRFRRHIRSEKLILVIVITFGLTWLPFHIMNKVEVAGAFLPEDSPTKARLSQIWISFRGFTSTFTFISSSINPVLYTFAGKSYIKREGLAFMARLFESSGIESTRKIRQSQSNQEQEKKEEVDHLKDGI